One Pseudomonas abieticivorans genomic region harbors:
- the fliJ gene encoding flagellar export protein FliJ, which translates to MPTSSLDLLTELARKAQDAAARTLAQQRLALQQINSQLQTLQQYNQEYRQALQQKLHKEGMTPASLANYRAFLASLDRAVDRASQSLITKQGEIDKSQLNWQAQWRKTHAYQTLAQRRAAETQRLANRTEQRHSDELSARMQQQPGAFATTCDPSL; encoded by the coding sequence ATGCCCACTTCCTCCCTCGACCTGCTCACGGAACTGGCCCGCAAGGCCCAGGACGCCGCCGCCCGCACCCTGGCCCAACAGCGCCTGGCCCTGCAACAGATCAACAGCCAGTTGCAGACCTTGCAGCAGTACAACCAGGAATACCGCCAGGCCCTGCAGCAAAAGCTGCACAAGGAAGGCATGACCCCGGCCAGCCTGGCCAACTACCGCGCCTTCCTGGCCTCCCTGGACCGCGCGGTGGACCGTGCCAGCCAGAGCCTGATCACCAAGCAGGGCGAGATCGACAAGAGCCAGCTCAACTGGCAGGCGCAATGGCGCAAGACCCACGCCTACCAGACCCTGGCCCAACGCCGCGCCGCTGAGACCCAGCGCCTGGCCAACCGTACCGAGCAGCGCCACAGCGACGAGCTCAGCGCCCGCATGCAGCAACAACCCGGCGCCTTCGCCACCACTTGCGACCCAAGCCTGTAA
- the fliI gene encoding flagellar protein export ATPase FliI, whose product MTAYVQRWQRALGTLQRDIQQGPRQVASGRIVRATGLVLEAVGLSVPLGGACRIELNAHEQAEAQVVGFAGDTLYLMPLEELSDLQPGARVFALGERQSDGSVARRFPLGQALMGRVLDARGQPLDGKGPLLDVTQGSLHSAPLNPLKRAPIDRQIDVGIRAINALLSVGRGQRLGLFAGSGVGKSVLLGMMARYTQADVIVVGLIGERGREVQDFIDNILGDEGLARAVVVAAPADTSPLQRLQGAAYATRVAEDFRDQGKDVLLIMDSLTRYAMAQREIALAIGEPPATKGYPPSVFAKLPKLVERAGNGPPGGGSITAFYTVLSEGDDQQDPIADSARAILDGHIVLSRTLAESGHYPAIDIEASISRAMTAIVSDAQQRKAQQFKQVLSKYQRNRDLISVGAYAAGHDPLLDRAVQLNPHLERFLQQRIQDRAGLDDTLQALNLLFPGK is encoded by the coding sequence ATGACCGCCTACGTGCAGCGCTGGCAGCGGGCATTGGGCACCTTGCAGCGCGACATCCAGCAGGGCCCCCGGCAGGTGGCCAGCGGCCGTATCGTGCGGGCCACCGGCCTGGTGCTCGAAGCCGTAGGCCTGTCGGTACCACTGGGCGGCGCCTGCCGTATCGAGCTCAATGCCCACGAGCAGGCCGAAGCCCAAGTGGTGGGCTTTGCCGGTGACACCCTGTACCTGATGCCCCTGGAAGAGCTTAGCGATCTGCAGCCCGGTGCCCGGGTTTTTGCGCTGGGCGAACGCCAGAGCGATGGCAGCGTGGCGCGGCGCTTCCCTTTGGGCCAGGCATTGATGGGCCGCGTGCTGGATGCCCGTGGCCAGCCGCTGGACGGCAAGGGGCCACTGCTCGACGTGACCCAGGGCAGCCTGCACAGCGCACCGCTTAACCCGCTCAAGCGCGCGCCCATCGACCGCCAGATCGACGTGGGCATCCGCGCCATCAATGCCCTGCTCAGCGTCGGCCGCGGCCAGCGCCTGGGCCTGTTTGCCGGCTCAGGCGTGGGCAAGTCGGTATTGCTGGGCATGATGGCGCGCTACACCCAGGCCGACGTGATCGTGGTTGGCTTGATCGGCGAGCGGGGCCGCGAGGTGCAGGACTTCATCGACAACATCCTTGGCGACGAAGGCCTGGCCCGTGCCGTGGTGGTCGCCGCGCCAGCCGATACATCGCCGCTGCAACGCTTGCAGGGCGCGGCCTACGCCACCCGCGTGGCAGAAGACTTTCGCGACCAAGGCAAGGACGTGCTGCTGATCATGGACTCCCTGACCCGCTACGCCATGGCCCAGCGCGAAATTGCCTTGGCCATTGGCGAACCGCCGGCCACCAAAGGCTATCCGCCGTCGGTATTTGCCAAGCTGCCCAAGCTGGTGGAACGCGCCGGCAACGGGCCGCCCGGGGGCGGCTCGATCACCGCGTTCTACACCGTGCTCAGCGAAGGCGATGACCAGCAGGACCCAATCGCCGACTCGGCACGGGCGATCCTCGATGGGCACATCGTGCTGTCACGCACCCTGGCCGAAAGCGGGCACTACCCGGCCATCGACATTGAGGCCTCGATCAGCCGGGCCATGACCGCCATCGTCAGCGACGCGCAGCAGCGCAAGGCCCAGCAATTCAAGCAAGTGCTGTCCAAGTACCAGCGTAACCGCGACCTGATCAGCGTGGGCGCCTACGCGGCCGGGCACGATCCATTGCTGGACCGTGCCGTGCAGCTCAACCCACACCTGGAGCGCTTCCTGCAGCAACGCATCCAGGACCGTGCGGGCCTGGACGACACCCTGCAGGCGCTCAACCTGCTGTTCCCGGGCAAATGA
- a CDS encoding flagellar assembly protein FliH, producing MSDDQPWPGGPARWQPWHMAPLDREPPLHIEPDAAQAEALRKRAFQRKLELQALRDKARQQAQRQGHEAGFALGRDEGYAQGLEQGHVDGEAAMQAQIQLALAPLLALCQSFDQALKGLDGAILGQLVELAMATARQIAGDALVAKPEHVLERVRALLQHDPALTGKPRLWLHPEDLDTVRNALGEALAEAGWSLCADAGLARGGCRVASASGELDASLETTWASIQHSTEQALRGELLP from the coding sequence ATGTCTGACGACCAGCCCTGGCCCGGCGGCCCGGCGCGCTGGCAACCTTGGCACATGGCGCCCCTGGACCGCGAGCCACCCTTGCACATCGAGCCCGACGCAGCCCAGGCCGAAGCCCTGCGCAAGCGTGCGTTCCAACGCAAGCTGGAACTGCAGGCGCTGCGTGACAAGGCGCGCCAGCAAGCCCAGCGCCAGGGCCACGAAGCCGGCTTTGCGCTAGGCCGCGACGAAGGCTACGCCCAGGGCCTGGAGCAGGGCCATGTAGACGGCGAGGCCGCGATGCAGGCACAGATCCAACTGGCCCTGGCACCCTTGCTTGCGCTGTGCCAAAGCTTCGACCAGGCGCTCAAGGGCCTGGACGGCGCGATCCTTGGGCAACTGGTGGAGCTGGCCATGGCCACTGCCCGGCAAATTGCCGGCGACGCCTTGGTCGCCAAACCCGAGCACGTATTGGAGCGGGTACGCGCATTGCTGCAACACGACCCCGCACTGACCGGCAAGCCGCGCCTGTGGCTACACCCCGAAGACCTCGACACCGTGCGCAACGCCCTGGGTGAAGCCCTGGCCGAAGCTGGCTGGAGCCTATGCGCCGACGCAGGCCTGGCCCGCGGTGGCTGTCGGGTAGCCAGCGCGAGTGGCGAGTTGGACGCCAGCCTGGAAACAACCTGGGCGAGCATCCAGCACAGCACCGAGCAAGCACTGCGCGGCGAGCTGTTGCCATGA
- the fliG gene encoding flagellar motor switch protein FliG produces the protein MTGTRRSAILLLSLEADDAAEVFKLLPSQDVEGISMEMARLSQVSHEEMRQVLEEFMDETDQYAAINIQSSDHIRAVLTKALGSERAASLIDDILESNQGGSGIDKLNLMEASMVAEMIREEHPQIIATILVHLDRHQASDILELFDERQRNDIILRIATFSGVQPVALQELTEVLGGMLDGQNLKRSKMGGVRTVAEILNLMNSAQEESAIQTLRAHNEDLTQKILDEMFLFENLLEIDDRGIQMILQEVDTNSLSIALKGAPSALLDKFLANMSQRASQMFREDMEARGPTRMSQVEAEQKVILQVVRRLADNGIIVTGNGDDSYV, from the coding sequence ATGACCGGCACACGCCGCAGTGCCATCCTCTTGCTGTCCTTGGAAGCCGACGATGCCGCCGAGGTGTTCAAGTTGCTGCCCAGCCAGGACGTGGAAGGCATCAGTATGGAGATGGCCCGGCTCAGCCAGGTGTCGCACGAAGAAATGCGCCAGGTGCTCGAAGAGTTCATGGACGAGACCGACCAGTACGCGGCCATCAACATCCAGTCCAGCGATCATATCCGCGCGGTACTGACCAAGGCCCTGGGCAGCGAACGCGCCGCCAGCCTGATCGACGACATCCTGGAATCCAACCAGGGCGGCTCGGGCATCGACAAGCTCAACCTGATGGAAGCCTCTATGGTGGCAGAGATGATCCGCGAGGAGCACCCGCAGATCATCGCCACCATTCTGGTGCACTTGGACCGGCACCAAGCCTCGGACATCCTCGAGCTGTTCGACGAGCGTCAGCGCAACGACATCATTTTGCGTATCGCCACGTTCAGCGGCGTGCAACCGGTGGCGCTGCAGGAGCTGACCGAAGTGCTGGGCGGCATGCTCGACGGCCAGAACCTCAAACGCAGCAAGATGGGCGGCGTGCGCACCGTGGCCGAGATCCTCAACCTGATGAATTCGGCTCAGGAAGAGTCAGCCATCCAGACCCTTCGCGCGCACAACGAAGACCTGACGCAGAAGATCCTCGACGAGATGTTCCTGTTCGAGAACCTGCTGGAGATTGACGACCGCGGCATCCAGATGATCCTCCAGGAAGTCGACACCAACTCGCTGTCGATTGCCCTCAAGGGCGCGCCGAGCGCCTTGCTGGATAAGTTCCTGGCGAACATGTCGCAGCGCGCCTCGCAAATGTTCCGCGAAGACATGGAGGCCCGCGGGCCAACGCGCATGTCGCAAGTGGAAGCCGAGCAGAAGGTTATCCTGCAAGTGGTGCGGCGCCTGGCTGACAACGGCATCATCGTGACCGGCAATGGAGACGATTCCTATGTCTGA
- the fliF gene encoding flagellar basal-body MS-ring/collar protein FliF — MSNAAQGKASPKVTPAPAKSNPFEPLLARLRGQPLPLLLGGAAAIALIVALALWAREPEYRVLFSNLSENDGGQIIAELEKRQVPYRLSEGGHAVLVPAAQMNTLRLQLAEQGLPKGGNIGFELMDKQAFGVSQFTEQLNYQRGLEGELARTIESLGPIASARVHLVMARQSVFIREREPARASVLLNLQPGRELGQSQASAIAHLISSSVADLSIDGVTIVDQNGRLLSQSRGDNNGLDGSQLTYVRDVERSYQRRIEDILTPLLGTQNVHAQVVAQVDFSSRESTAERYEPNQDPNQAAVRSKQVNENLAGNDEPAKGVPGALTNTPPNQPAASKATTPAKPADTTTASDSEGQSKTGARALHSERMINYEVDHSVEHVKQNQGEIRRLTSAVVVNYRTVLKDGKPTQEPLTSEELANIDNLVRQAMGFTENRGDQLKVINSPFVAEDTGTVEMPWWRTPEFYSLAMSLSRYLLVAFIALLIWLVLLRPMQRRHAQILKAAEAGEPGDPLAQGVAGSEGQAPRNKAAGYEQNMKRLREISTEDPRLIAMIIRGWMKKDDK; from the coding sequence GTGAGTAACGCGGCCCAAGGGAAAGCCTCCCCGAAAGTCACCCCCGCCCCCGCCAAAAGCAACCCGTTCGAGCCGTTGCTCGCGCGCTTGCGTGGCCAGCCGCTGCCCCTGCTGCTGGGCGGCGCGGCAGCCATTGCGCTGATCGTGGCCCTGGCCCTGTGGGCGCGCGAGCCCGAGTACCGCGTGCTGTTCTCTAACCTGAGCGAAAATGATGGCGGCCAAATCATTGCCGAACTGGAAAAGCGCCAGGTGCCCTACCGCTTGAGCGAAGGCGGGCATGCCGTGCTGGTCCCGGCTGCACAGATGAATACCTTGCGCCTGCAACTGGCCGAACAAGGCCTGCCCAAGGGCGGCAACATCGGCTTCGAGCTGATGGACAAGCAAGCCTTCGGCGTCAGCCAGTTCACCGAGCAGCTCAACTACCAGCGCGGCCTGGAAGGCGAATTGGCGCGCACCATCGAGTCCTTGGGGCCAATCGCCAGTGCCCGCGTGCACTTGGTGATGGCGCGCCAATCGGTGTTTATCCGCGAGCGCGAGCCGGCCCGCGCCTCGGTGCTGCTCAACCTGCAACCGGGCCGCGAACTGGGCCAGAGCCAGGCCAGCGCGATTGCCCACCTGATTTCCTCCAGCGTCGCCGACCTGAGCATCGACGGCGTGACCATCGTCGACCAGAACGGCCGCCTGCTGTCCCAGAGCCGTGGCGACAACAACGGCCTGGACGGCTCGCAACTGACCTACGTGCGCGACGTGGAACGCTCTTATCAGCGGCGCATCGAAGACATCCTGACACCGCTGCTGGGCACCCAGAACGTACACGCCCAGGTCGTCGCGCAGGTTGATTTTTCCAGCCGCGAAAGCACCGCCGAACGCTACGAGCCCAATCAGGACCCCAACCAGGCGGCCGTGCGCAGCAAGCAAGTGAACGAGAACCTGGCTGGCAACGACGAGCCCGCCAAAGGCGTGCCCGGCGCGCTGACCAACACCCCGCCCAACCAGCCCGCCGCGAGCAAGGCAACGACACCGGCCAAGCCAGCAGACACCACCACCGCCAGCGACAGCGAAGGCCAGAGTAAGACCGGCGCCCGTGCCCTGCACAGCGAGCGCATGATCAACTATGAAGTCGACCATAGCGTGGAACACGTCAAGCAGAACCAGGGCGAGATCCGCCGCCTGACCAGCGCCGTGGTCGTCAACTACCGCACCGTGCTCAAGGACGGCAAGCCCACCCAGGAGCCGCTGACCAGCGAAGAGCTGGCGAACATCGACAACCTGGTGCGCCAGGCCATGGGCTTCACCGAAAACCGCGGCGACCAGCTCAAGGTGATCAACAGTCCGTTCGTGGCCGAAGACACCGGCACCGTGGAAATGCCTTGGTGGCGCACGCCTGAGTTCTACAGCCTGGCCATGAGCCTGTCGCGCTACTTGCTGGTGGCCTTCATCGCCCTGCTGATCTGGCTGGTGCTGCTGCGCCCGATGCAGCGCCGCCACGCACAAATCCTCAAGGCCGCCGAAGCCGGCGAACCTGGCGACCCACTCGCCCAGGGCGTAGCCGGTAGTGAAGGCCAGGCGCCGCGCAACAAGGCCGCCGGCTACGAGCAGAACATGAAACGCCTGCGGGAGATCTCCACCGAGGATCCGCGGCTGATCGCCATGATCATCAGGGGCTGGATGAAAAAAGATGACAAGTAA
- the fliE gene encoding flagellar hook-basal body complex protein FliE — protein MNTSALQSALQQLNLLAAQSQRSTTSAADSNAMGGFSGELQASLKRINQLQHTANSHSNAFQAGSPDVSLNDVMVDMQKASVSFQMGVQVRNRLVTAYKDVMAMQV, from the coding sequence ATGAACACGTCTGCCCTCCAGTCAGCCCTGCAGCAACTGAACCTGCTGGCGGCCCAGTCCCAGAGAAGTACCACTTCGGCAGCAGACAGCAACGCGATGGGCGGCTTTTCGGGGGAGTTGCAGGCCTCGCTCAAGCGCATCAATCAACTGCAGCACACGGCCAACAGCCACTCCAATGCCTTCCAGGCAGGCAGCCCGGATGTATCGCTCAATGACGTAATGGTGGACATGCAGAAAGCCTCGGTGAGCTTCCAGATGGGTGTGCAGGTACGCAACCGGTTAGTCACTGCCTATAAGGATGTGATGGCCATGCAAGTGTAG
- the fliD gene encoding flagellar filament capping protein FliD: MTTTTSTTSTSSSGTITSLGVGSGLDLDTILDSLEESAEASYLTPIETKEDEINTEITAYGTLTSALTSLQTAIETLTDPDTYDGMTSSVSGTGATAAVTSDAVAGTYTVVVSQLAAAQTLATDGVADKTTALGTGTLTIDIGDDESISIDLTSSNNTLEGIRDAINDAGGSVTASIVNDGSDTPYRLVLTSTSTGTESAMTVTYSGDGDAASLFGYDADSDSNAMTETVAAADAQLTVNGLSVTSQSNTVEEALQGVTLSLTAEGTSTLTVSQDTDSIIDAINDFVDAYNSYAETIDTLTAYDSEDDTAGTLIGDSTTRRIDSQLSQDLYNSISSGTYSYLSQLGVTLGVDGTLSIDDDDLEEAVTSDPSAVSEFFIGTDDVEGFATQMAADLDTYLDEDDGLIVSKTDGLETQLEELEVKYEEKQAFIDSMMDRYTEQFTALDTLIATLDSTADYLTTQFDALSSDS, from the coding sequence ATGACGACGACCACTTCCACTACTTCTACCTCTTCCAGCGGGACCATCACCTCTTTGGGCGTGGGGTCGGGGCTGGACCTGGATACGATCCTCGATAGTCTGGAGGAGTCGGCAGAGGCCAGTTACCTGACGCCGATCGAAACCAAAGAAGACGAGATCAATACCGAGATCACCGCCTACGGTACTTTGACCAGCGCCCTGACATCGTTGCAGACCGCCATCGAGACGCTGACTGACCCCGATACCTACGACGGCATGACCAGCAGCGTCAGCGGCACTGGCGCCACGGCAGCGGTCACCAGCGATGCGGTGGCGGGTACCTATACCGTGGTCGTCAGCCAACTGGCCGCCGCACAAACCCTGGCCACCGACGGAGTGGCCGACAAGACCACGGCGTTGGGCACCGGCACCCTGACCATCGATATCGGCGACGACGAGTCGATCAGCATCGACCTGACGTCATCCAACAACACCCTGGAAGGCATTCGCGACGCGATCAACGACGCCGGTGGCTCGGTCACGGCCTCCATCGTCAACGATGGCAGCGACACCCCCTACCGGCTGGTATTGACCTCGACGTCCACCGGTACCGAGTCGGCCATGACCGTGACCTATAGCGGCGATGGCGATGCCGCCTCGTTGTTTGGCTACGATGCCGACAGTGACAGCAACGCCATGACTGAAACGGTCGCGGCCGCCGATGCGCAGCTGACGGTGAACGGCTTGAGCGTGACCAGCCAGAGCAATACGGTGGAAGAAGCGCTGCAAGGCGTGACCCTGAGCCTGACTGCCGAGGGCACCTCGACCCTGACCGTATCCCAGGACACCGATTCGATCATCGATGCGATCAACGATTTTGTCGACGCCTATAACTCCTACGCCGAAACCATCGACACACTGACGGCCTATGACAGTGAAGACGACACCGCTGGCACCTTGATCGGCGACTCTACCACTCGCCGTATCGACAGCCAGTTGAGCCAGGATCTGTATAACTCGATCTCCAGCGGTACCTACAGCTACCTGTCGCAACTGGGTGTGACCTTGGGCGTGGACGGCACCTTGTCCATCGATGACGACGACCTGGAAGAGGCGGTGACCAGCGATCCCTCGGCGGTCTCCGAGTTTTTCATCGGCACCGATGATGTCGAAGGCTTTGCCACGCAGATGGCAGCGGACCTGGACACCTACCTGGATGAAGACGATGGCCTGATCGTGTCCAAGACCGATGGCCTGGAAACCCAACTGGAAGAACTCGAGGTCAAGTACGAAGAGAAGCAGGCGTTCATCGACAGCATGATGGACCGCTACACCGAGCAGTTCACCGCGCTCGACACGCTGATCGCCACGCTCGACTCGACGGCCGATTACCTGACCACCCAGTTTGATGCATTGAGCAGTGATTCGTGA
- the fliS gene encoding flagellar export chaperone FliS: MRGAKAYAKVGVESGILAASPYQRIVMLFDSYQAAIRMARLHMQAGDMAGKGKAITKAVNIVSRGLRGSLDKERGGEVAANLDQLYDTVVRLLLRASLNNDEQALDVAASLLENIGSAWRQIGPQVEGEVGDGAGAGD; this comes from the coding sequence ATGCGCGGAGCGAAGGCCTACGCAAAAGTGGGGGTGGAAAGCGGCATCCTCGCCGCATCGCCGTATCAGCGGATTGTCATGCTGTTTGACAGCTACCAGGCAGCCATCCGCATGGCCCGGCTGCATATGCAGGCGGGTGACATGGCCGGCAAGGGCAAGGCCATTACCAAGGCCGTGAACATTGTCAGCCGGGGGTTGCGTGGTTCACTGGACAAGGAGCGGGGCGGCGAGGTGGCGGCCAACCTGGACCAGCTCTACGACACCGTGGTTCGCCTGTTGCTGCGGGCCAGCCTGAATAACGACGAGCAGGCCCTGGACGTTGCAGCGAGTCTGCTCGAAAACATTGGCTCCGCCTGGCGACAGATCGGGCCTCAGGTAGAGGGGGAGGTAGGCGATGGCGCAGGAGCAGGTGATTGA